Proteins from a genomic interval of Vicinamibacteria bacterium:
- a CDS encoding VapC toxin family PIN domain ribonuclease: DRHPQLGARDLLHLACCKRRDIHEILTYDRTLDAAFRS; encoded by the coding sequence CGACCGTCACCCGCAGCTCGGCGCCCGAGATCTGCTTCATCTGGCTTGCTGCAAGCGCCGGGACATCCACGAGATCCTGACGTACGACCGCACTCTCGACGCCGCGTTTCGCTCTTGA